In Streptococcus sp. SN-1, a single genomic region encodes these proteins:
- the glgP gene encoding glycogen/starch/alpha-glucan family phosphorylase — protein sequence MLSLQEFVQNRYNKTIAECSNEELYLALLNYSKLASSQKPVNTGKKKVYYISAEFLIGKLLSNNLINLGLYDDVKKELAAAGKDLIEVEEVELEPSLGNGGLGRLAACFIDSIATLGLNGDGVGLNYHFGLFQQVLKNNQQETIPNAWLTEQNWLVRSSRSYQVPFADFTLTSTLYDIDVTGYETATKNRLRLFDLDSVDSSIIKDGINFDKTDIARNLTLFLYPDDSDRQGELLRIFQQYFMVSNGAQLIIDEAIEKGSNLHDLADYAVVQINDTHPSMVIPELIRLLTARGIELDEAISIVRSMTAYTNHTILAEALEKWPLEFLQEVVPHLVPIIEELDRRVKAEYKDPAVQIIDESGRVHMAHMDIHYGYSVNGVAALHTEILKNSELKAFYELYPEKFNNKTNGITFRRWLMHANPRLSHYLDEIIGEGWHHEADELEKLLSYEDKAAVKEKLESIKAHNKRKLARHLKEHQGVEINTNSIFDIQIKRLHEYKRQQMNALYVIHKYLDIKAGNIPARPITIFFGGKAAPAYTIAQDIIHLILCMSEVIANDPAVAPHLQVVMVENYNVTAASFLIPACDISEQISLASKEASGTGNMKFMLNGALTLGTMDGANVEIAELVGDENIYIFGEDSETVIDLYAKAAYKSSEFYARETIKPLVDFIVSDAVLAAGNKERLERLYNELINKDWFMTLLDLEDYIKVKEQMLADYEDRDAWLDKVIVNISKAGFFSSDRTIAQYNEDIWHLD from the coding sequence ATGTTATCACTACAAGAATTTGTACAAAATCGTTACAATAAAACCATTGCAGAATGTAGCAATGAAGAGCTTTACCTTGCTCTTCTTAACTACAGCAAGCTTGCAAGCAGCCAAAAACCAGTTAACACTGGTAAAAAGAAAGTTTACTATATCTCAGCTGAGTTCTTGATTGGTAAACTCTTGTCAAACAACTTGATCAACCTTGGTCTTTACGATGATGTTAAAAAAGAACTTGCTGCTGCAGGTAAAGACTTGATCGAAGTTGAAGAAGTTGAATTGGAACCATCTCTTGGTAATGGTGGTTTGGGACGTTTGGCTGCCTGCTTTATCGACTCAATTGCGACTCTTGGTTTGAATGGTGACGGTGTTGGTCTTAACTACCACTTTGGTCTTTTCCAACAAGTTCTTAAAAACAACCAACAAGAAACAATTCCAAATGCATGGTTGACAGAGCAAAACTGGTTGGTTCGTTCAAGTCGTAGCTACCAAGTACCATTTGCAGACTTTACTTTGACATCAACTCTTTATGATATTGATGTTACTGGTTATGAAACAGCAACTAAAAACCGCTTGCGTTTGTTTGACTTGGATTCAGTCGATTCTTCTATTATTAAAGATGGTATCAACTTTGACAAGACAGATATCGCTCGCAACTTGACTCTCTTCCTTTACCCAGATGATAGTGACCGTCAAGGTGAATTGCTCCGTATCTTCCAACAATACTTCATGGTTTCAAACGGTGCGCAATTGATCATTGACGAAGCAATCGAAAAAGGAAGCAACTTGCATGACCTTGCTGACTACGCAGTTGTCCAAATCAACGATACTCACCCATCAATGGTCATCCCTGAATTGATCCGTCTTTTGACTGCACGTGGTATCGAGCTTGACGAAGCAATCTCAATCGTTCGTAGCATGACTGCCTACACTAACCACACAATCCTTGCTGAAGCCCTTGAAAAATGGCCTCTTGAATTCTTGCAAGAAGTGGTTCCTCACTTGGTACCAATCATCGAAGAATTGGACCGTCGCGTGAAAGCAGAATATAAAGATCCAGCTGTTCAAATTATCGATGAGAGCGGACGTGTTCACATGGCTCACATGGATATCCACTATGGATACAGCGTTAACGGGGTAGCAGCACTCCACACTGAAATCTTGAAGAACTCTGAGTTGAAAGCCTTCTACGAACTTTACCCAGAAAAATTCAACAACAAAACAAACGGTATCACTTTCCGTCGTTGGCTTATGCATGCCAACCCAAGACTGTCTCACTACTTGGATGAGATTATTGGAGAAGGTTGGCACCATGAAGCAGATGAGCTTGAAAAACTCTTGTCTTATGAAGATAAAGCAGCTGTCAAAGAAAAATTGGAAAGCATCAAAGCTCACAACAAACGTAAATTGGCACGTCACTTGAAAGAACACCAAGGTGTGGAAATCAATACAAACTCTATCTTTGATATCCAAATCAAACGTCTTCACGAGTACAAACGCCAACAAATGAACGCTTTGTACGTAATCCACAAATACCTTGACATCAAAGCTGGTAACATCCCTGCTCGCCCAATCACAATCTTCTTTGGTGGTAAAGCAGCTCCAGCCTACACAATCGCTCAAGACATCATCCACTTGATCCTTTGCATGTCAGAAGTTATTGCTAACGATCCAGCAGTAGCTCCACACTTGCAAGTTGTTATGGTTGAAAACTACAACGTTACTGCAGCAAGCTTCCTTATCCCAGCATGTGATATCTCAGAGCAAATCTCACTTGCTTCTAAAGAAGCTTCAGGTACTGGTAACATGAAGTTCATGTTGAACGGAGCTTTGACTCTTGGTACTATGGACGGTGCTAACGTGGAAATCGCTGAGTTAGTTGGTGACGAAAACATCTACATCTTTGGTGAAGATTCAGAAACTGTTATCGATCTTTACGCAAAAGCAGCGTACAAATCAAGCGAATTCTACGCTCGTGAAACTATCAAACCATTGGTTGACTTCATCGTTAGCGATGCAGTTCTTGCAGCTGGAAACAAAGAACGCTTGGAACGTCTTTACAATGAATTGATCAACAAAGACTGGTTCATGACTCTTCTTGACTTGGAAGACTACATCAAGGTTAAAGAACAAATGTTGGCTGACTACGAAGACCGTGACGCATGGTTAGACAAAGTCATCGTTAATATCTCTAAAGCAGGATTCTTCTCATCTGACCGTACAATCGCTCAGTATAACGAAGATATCTGGCACTTAGATTAA
- the malQ gene encoding 4-alpha-glucanotransferase — protein sequence MKKRQSGVLMHISSLPGAYGIGSFGQSAYDFVDFLVRTKQRYWQILPLGTTSYGDSPYQSFSAFAGNTHFIDLDILVEQGWLETSDLEGVDFGSDASEVDYAKIYYARRPLLEKAVKRFLEVGDVKDFEKFAQDNQSWLELFAEYMAIKEHFDNLAWTEWPDADARARKASALESYREQLADKLVYHRVTQYFFFQQWLKLKAYANDNHIEIVGDMPIYVAEDSSDMWANPHLFKTDVNGKATCIAGCPPDEFSATGQLWGNPIYDWEAMDKDGYKWWIERLRESFKIYDIVRIDHFRGFESYWEIPAGSDTAAPGEWVKGPGYKLFAAVKEELGELNIIAEDLGFMTDEVIELRERTGFPGMKILQFAFNPEDESIDSPHLAPANSVMYTGTHDNNTVLGWYRNEIDDATREYMARYTNRKEYETVPHAMLRTVFSSVSFMAIATMQDLLELDETARMNFPSTLGGNWSWRMTEDQLTPAVEEGLLDLTTIYRRINENLVELKK from the coding sequence ATGAAAAAACGTCAAAGTGGTGTGTTGATGCACATCTCTTCTCTCCCAGGAGCCTACGGAATCGGATCGTTTGGTCAAAGTGCTTACGACTTCGTTGATTTCTTGGTTCGCACAAAACAACGTTACTGGCAAATCCTTCCATTAGGAACAACTAGTTACGGAGATTCTCCTTACCAATCTTTCTCAGCCTTCGCAGGGAACACTCATTTTATCGATTTAGATATCTTGGTGGAGCAAGGTTGGTTGGAAACAAGTGACCTTGAAGGAGTTGACTTTGGTAGCGATGCGTCTGAAGTTGACTATGCTAAAATCTACTATGCACGTCGTCCTCTTTTAGAAAAAGCGGTAAAACGTTTCTTGGAAGTAGGAGATGTTAAAGATTTTGAGAAATTTGCTCAAGACAACCAATCATGGCTTGAGCTCTTTGCTGAGTATATGGCTATCAAAGAGCATTTTGACAATCTTGCTTGGACTGAATGGCCAGATGCTGATGCTCGTGCTCGTAAAGCTTCAGCCCTTGAAAGCTACCGTGAGCAATTGGCAGACAAGTTGGTTTACCACCGTGTGACTCAATACTTCTTCTTCCAACAATGGTTGAAATTGAAAGCTTATGCTAACGACAACCACATCGAAATCGTTGGGGACATGCCAATCTACGTAGCGGAAGATTCAAGCGATATGTGGGCAAATCCACATCTCTTCAAGACAGATGTCAACGGTAAGGCTACTTGCATCGCAGGATGCCCACCAGATGAATTTTCTGCAACTGGTCAGCTTTGGGGTAACCCAATCTATGACTGGGAAGCAATGGATAAAGACGGCTACAAATGGTGGATTGAACGCTTGCGTGAAAGCTTCAAAATCTACGATATCGTTCGTATCGACCACTTCCGTGGTTTCGAATCTTACTGGGAAATCCCTGCTGGTTCCGATACAGCAGCACCTGGTGAGTGGGTGAAAGGTCCTGGCTACAAGCTCTTTGCAGCCGTTAAGGAAGAACTTGGTGAGCTAAACATCATCGCTGAAGACCTTGGCTTCATGACAGATGAAGTTATTGAGTTGCGTGAACGTACTGGATTCCCAGGAATGAAGATTCTTCAATTTGCTTTCAACCCAGAAGACGAAAGTATCGATAGCCCACACTTGGCACCTGCTAACTCAGTTATGTACACAGGAACTCACGATAACAACACGGTCCTTGGTTGGTACCGTAACGAGATCGATGATGCGACTCGTGAGTACATGGCTCGCTACACTAACCGTAAAGAATACGAAACAGTTCCACACGCTATGCTTCGTACAGTCTTTTCATCAGTTAGCTTTATGGCAATTGCAACTATGCAAGATTTGCTAGAATTAGATGAGACAGCTCGTATGAACTTCCCATCTACCCTTGGTGGAAACTGGTCTTGGCGTATGACTGAAGATCAATTGACACCAGCTGTCGAGGAAGGCTTGCTTGACTTGACAACAATCTATCGACGAATTAATGAAAATTTGGTAGAATTAAAGAAATAA
- a CDS encoding extracellular solute-binding protein produces MSSKFMKSAAVLGTATLASLLLVACGSKTADKPADSGSSETKEITLYVEDQYKAYAETVAKAYEKESGTKVNIKSGDQLGGLDKLSLDNQSGQAADVMMAPYDRVGSLGTDGQLSEVKLSDGAKTDDKTKSLVTAADGKVYGAPAVIESLVMYYNKDLVKEAPKTFADLENLAKDSKYAFAGEDGKTSAFLADWTNFYYAYGLLAGNGAYVFGQNGKDAKDIGLANDGSIAGINYAKSWYEKWPKGMQDGTAAGNLIQTQFQEGKTAAIIDGPWKAQAFKDAKVNYGVATIPTLPNGKDYAAFGGGKAWIIPSSTKNLEGAQKFVDFLVSTEQQKAFYDATNEIPANTEARTYAEGKNDELTTAVIKQFKNAQPMPNISQMSAVWEPAANMLFDSVSGKKDAKTAANDAVTLIKETIKQKFGE; encoded by the coding sequence ATGTCATCTAAATTCATGAAGAGCGCTGCTGTGCTTGGAACTGCTACACTTGCTAGCTTGCTTTTGGTAGCTTGCGGAAGCAAAACTGCTGATAAACCTGCTGATTCTGGTTCATCTGAAACCAAAGAAATCACTCTTTACGTCGAAGACCAATACAAAGCTTATGCTGAAACAGTTGCTAAAGCTTATGAAAAAGAATCAGGAACAAAAGTTAACATCAAATCTGGTGACCAACTTGGTGGTCTTGACAAACTTTCTCTTGACAACCAATCAGGTCAAGCTGCTGACGTTATGATGGCTCCATACGACCGTGTAGGTAGCCTTGGTACTGACGGACAACTTTCAGAAGTGAAATTGAGCGACGGTGCTAAAACAGATGATAAAACTAAATCTCTTGTAACAGCTGCTGACGGTAAAGTTTATGGTGCTCCTGCCGTTATCGAGTCACTTGTTATGTACTACAACAAAGACTTGGTAAAAGAAGCTCCAAAAACATTTGCTGACTTGGAAAACCTTGCTAAAGATAGCAAATATGCCTTCGCTGGTGAAGATGGAAAAACTTCTGCTTTCCTAGCTGACTGGACAAACTTCTACTACGCATACGGACTTCTTGCTGGTAACGGTGCTTACGTATTCGGACAAAACGGTAAAGATGCTAAAGACATCGGTCTTGCAAACGACGGTTCTATTGCAGGTATCAACTACGCTAAATCTTGGTATGAAAAATGGCCTAAAGGTATGCAAGATGGTACAGCTGCTGGAAACTTAATCCAAACTCAATTCCAAGAAGGTAAAACAGCTGCTATCATTGATGGACCTTGGAAAGCTCAAGCATTCAAAGATGCTAAAGTAAACTACGGTGTTGCAACTATCCCAACTCTTCCAAACGGAAAAGATTACGCAGCATTCGGTGGTGGTAAAGCTTGGATTATCCCATCAAGCACTAAAAACCTTGAAGGCGCACAAAAATTTGTAGACTTCCTTGTTTCAACTGAACAACAAAAAGCCTTCTACGATGCAACTAACGAAATCCCAGCTAACACTGAAGCTCGTACTTATGCAGAAGGTAAAAACGATGAGTTGACAACAGCTGTTATCAAACAGTTCAAGAACGCTCAACCAATGCCAAACATCTCTCAAATGTCTGCAGTTTGGGAACCAGCTGCTAACATGCTCTTTGACTCTGTAAGTGGCAAGAAAGATGCTAAAACAGCTGCTAACGATGCTGTAACATTGATCAAAGAAACAATCAAACAAAAATTCGGTGAATAA
- a CDS encoding ABC transporter permease subunit: protein MEKQQPSKAALLSIIPGLGQIYNKQKAKGFIFLGVTLVFVLYFLSLAAPELSNLITLGDKPGRDNSLFMLIRGAFHLIFVVVYVLFYFSNIKDAHTIAKRINNGIPVPRSLKDMIKGIYENGFPYLLIIPSYVAMTFAIIFPVIVTLMIAFTNYDFQHLPPNKLLDWVGLTNFTNIWSLSTFRSAFGAVLSWTIIWALAASTLQIVIGIFTAIIANQPFIKGKRIFGVIFLLPWAVPAFITILTFSNMFNDSVGAINTQVLPILAKFLPFLDGALIPWKTDPTWTKIALIMMQGWLGFPYIYVLTLGILQSIPNDLYEAAYIDGANAWQKFRNITFPMILAVAAPTLISQYTFNFNNFSIMYLFNAGGPGSVGGGAGSTDILISWIYRLTTGTSPQYSMAAAVTLIISIIVISISMIAFKKLHAFDMEDV, encoded by the coding sequence ATGGAAAAGCAACAACCTAGTAAAGCAGCCCTGCTGTCTATCATTCCTGGGTTAGGACAGATTTACAATAAACAAAAAGCCAAAGGTTTTATCTTCCTTGGTGTAACCCTTGTATTTGTCCTTTACTTCCTATCACTTGCAGCCCCTGAATTGAGCAATCTCATCACTCTTGGTGACAAACCAGGTCGTGATAATTCCCTCTTTATGCTGATTCGTGGTGCCTTCCATTTAATCTTTGTAGTCGTTTATGTACTCTTTTATTTCTCAAATATCAAAGATGCACATACAATTGCAAAACGTATTAACAATGGAATTCCAGTTCCACGTAGCCTCAAAGATATGATCAAAGGAATCTATGAAAATGGCTTCCCTTACCTCTTGATCATTCCATCTTATGTTGCCATGACTTTTGCGATTATCTTCCCAGTTATCGTAACCTTGATGATTGCCTTTACTAACTATGACTTCCAACACTTACCACCAAACAAATTGTTGGACTGGGTTGGTTTGACCAACTTTACGAACATCTGGAGTTTGAGTACCTTCCGTTCTGCCTTCGGTGCCGTTCTGTCTTGGACCATCATCTGGGCTTTGGCAGCTTCAACTTTACAGATCGTGATTGGTATCTTCACAGCTATCATTGCTAACCAACCATTTATCAAAGGAAAACGCATCTTTGGTGTTATTTTCCTTCTTCCTTGGGCTGTCCCAGCCTTCATCACTATCTTGACATTCTCAAACATGTTTAACGATAGTGTCGGAGCTATCAACACTCAAGTATTACCAATCTTGGCTAAATTCCTTCCTTTCCTTGATGGTGCACTTATTCCTTGGAAAACAGACCCAACTTGGACTAAGATTGCCTTGATTATGATGCAAGGTTGGCTTGGATTCCCATACATCTACGTTTTGACTTTGGGTATCTTGCAATCTATTCCTAACGACCTTTACGAAGCAGCTTATATTGACGGTGCCAATGCTTGGCAAAAATTCCGCAACATCACTTTCCCAATGATCTTGGCTGTTGCTGCACCTACTTTGATTAGCCAATACACCTTCAACTTTAACAACTTCTCTATCATGTACCTCTTCAATGCTGGAGGACCTGGTAGCGTCGGTGGTGGAGCTGGTTCAACCGATATCTTGATCTCATGGATTTACCGTTTGACAACAGGTACATCTCCTCAATACTCAATGGCGGCAGCTGTTACCTTGATTATCTCTATCATTGTCATCTCAATCTCTATGATCGCATTCAAGAAACTACACGCATTTGATATGGAGGACGTCTAA
- a CDS encoding sugar ABC transporter permease, whose amino-acid sequence MNNSIKLKRRLTQTLTYLYLIGLSIVIIYPLLITIMSAFKTGNVVAFKLDSNVDFSFANFQGLFSETLYGTWYLNTLIIALITMAVQTSIIVLAGYAYSRYNFLARKQSLVFFLIIQMVPTMAALTAFFVMALMLNALNHSWFLIFLYVGGGIPMNAWLMKGYFDTVPMSLDESAKLDGAGHFRRFWQIVLPLVRPMVAVQALWAFMGPFGDYILSSFLLREKEYFTVAVGLQTFVNNAKNMKIAYFSAGAILIALPICILFFFLQKNFVSGLTSGGDKG is encoded by the coding sequence ATGAATAACTCAATTAAACTCAAACGTAGACTGACTCAAACCCTTACATACCTTTACCTGATTGGTCTCTCAATTGTGATTATCTATCCACTGTTGATTACCATTATGTCAGCCTTCAAGACTGGTAACGTAGTAGCCTTTAAACTAGACAGCAACGTCGACTTTAGTTTTGCTAACTTCCAAGGACTCTTCTCTGAAACCTTGTACGGTACTTGGTACCTCAACACTTTGATTATCGCCTTGATTACTATGGCTGTTCAAACAAGTATCATCGTACTTGCTGGTTATGCCTACAGCCGTTACAACTTCTTGGCTCGTAAACAAAGTTTGGTTTTCTTCTTGATTATCCAAATGGTGCCAACCATGGCCGCTTTGACAGCCTTCTTCGTTATGGCGCTTATGTTGAACGCCCTTAACCACAGCTGGTTCCTCATCTTCCTATACGTTGGTGGAGGTATCCCGATGAATGCTTGGCTCATGAAAGGCTACTTCGATACAGTGCCAATGTCTCTAGACGAATCTGCAAAACTAGACGGTGCAGGACACTTCCGCCGCTTCTGGCAAATTGTTCTTCCACTTGTTCGCCCAATGGTTGCCGTACAAGCTCTCTGGGCCTTCATGGGACCTTTCGGGGACTACATCCTCTCTAGTTTCTTGCTTCGTGAGAAAGAATACTTTACTGTTGCCGTAGGTCTCCAAACTTTCGTCAACAATGCGAAAAACATGAAGATTGCCTACTTCTCAGCAGGTGCTATCCTCATCGCTCTTCCAATCTGTATTCTCTTCTTCTTCCTACAAAAGAACTTTGTTTCAGGACTTACAAGTGGTGGCGACAAGGGATAA
- a CDS encoding DUF1189 domain-containing protein codes for MLPYPFSYFSSIWGFRKPLSKRFGLNWFQLLFTSIFLISLSMVPIAIQNSSQETYPLETFIDNVYEPLTDKVVQDLSEHATIVDGKLTYTGTASQEPSIVIGPSQSKELPKDLQLHFDTNELVISKESKELTRISYRAIETESFKSKDSLTQAISKDWYQQNRVYISLFLVLGASFLFGLNFFIVSLGASLLLYITKKSRLFSFRTFKECYHFILNCLGLPTLITLILGLFGQNMSNLITVQNILFVLYLVTIFYKTHFRDPDYYK; via the coding sequence ATGCTTCCATATCCATTTTCCTATTTTTCAAGTATTTGGGGATTTCGTAAGCCCCTGTCCAAACGTTTCGGACTCAACTGGTTCCAACTTCTCTTTACCAGTATCTTCCTTATCAGCTTATCTATGGTACCTATTGCCATCCAAAACAGCTCGCAGGAGACTTATCCGCTAGAAACCTTTATCGATAATGTCTATGAACCATTGACAGATAAGGTTGTACAAGATCTCTCTGAACACGCTACAATTGTTGATGGCAAATTAACTTATACTGGAACAGCTAGTCAAGAGCCTTCTATCGTGATCGGTCCAAGTCAAAGTAAGGAATTACCTAAGGACTTGCAACTGCATTTCGATACGAATGAGCTCGTCATCAGCAAGGAAAGTAAAGAGCTGACCCGTATCTCTTACCGAGCGATTGAGACTGAGAGTTTCAAAAGTAAAGACAGCTTGACCCAAGCCATTTCTAAAGACTGGTATCAGCAAAATCGTGTCTATATCAGTCTCTTCCTAGTTCTCGGTGCGAGCTTCCTCTTTGGTTTGAATTTCTTTATTGTCTCTCTAGGAGCGAGTCTTCTCCTTTATATCACTAAGAAATCACGCCTCTTTTCATTTAGGACCTTTAAAGAGTGCTACCATTTTATCTTGAACTGTTTAGGATTACCAACTCTGATTACGCTTATTTTGGGACTCTTTGGCCAAAATATGTCAAACCTCATCACTGTACAAAACATTCTTTTTGTTCTGTATCTGGTCACTATTTTTTATAAAACACATTTCCGTGATCCAGATTACTATAAATAG
- a CDS encoding LacI family DNA-binding transcriptional regulator, which yields MPVTIKDVAKAAGVSPSTVTRVIQNKSTISDETKKRVRKAMKELNYHPNLNARSLVSSYTQVIGLVLPDDSDAFYQNPFFPSVLRGIAQVASENHYAIQIATGKDEKERLKAISQMVYGKRVDGLIFLYAQEEDPLVKLVADEQFPFLILGKSLSPFIPLVDNDNVQAGFDATEYFIKKGCKRIAFIGGTKRLFVTQDRLTGYELALKQHQLPLDTNLTYFATEFLEDNGYRFSRLLFKYDPNIDAIITIDSLLAAGVCDYIAKHQLDVPVLSFDSVNPKLNLAAYVDINSLELGRVSFETILQIISDAKSNKQICYRQLIAHKIIEK from the coding sequence ATGCCCGTTACGATTAAAGATGTGGCCAAGGCTGCTGGTGTTTCACCTTCAACCGTAACCCGTGTTATTCAAAACAAATCAACCATTAGCGACGAAACAAAAAAACGCGTTCGCAAGGCTATGAAGGAGCTCAATTACCATCCCAACCTCAACGCTCGTAGCTTGGTAAGCAGTTATACCCAAGTTATCGGCTTGGTGCTTCCTGACGACTCAGACGCCTTCTATCAAAATCCTTTCTTCCCATCTGTCCTCCGTGGTATCGCCCAAGTCGCTTCTGAAAACCACTATGCCATTCAGATTGCAACAGGTAAAGATGAAAAAGAGCGCCTTAAAGCTATTTCTCAGATGGTCTATGGTAAGCGTGTAGATGGTTTGATTTTCCTCTATGCCCAAGAAGAGGACCCTTTGGTTAAGTTAGTAGCAGACGAGCAATTCCCTTTCCTTATCTTAGGTAAGTCTCTATCTCCCTTCATTCCACTTGTCGATAATGACAATGTCCAAGCTGGTTTTGATGCGACAGAGTATTTCATCAAAAAAGGATGCAAGCGAATTGCCTTTATCGGAGGGACTAAGCGACTCTTCGTAACACAAGACCGTCTGACAGGTTACGAGCTAGCTCTAAAACAACACCAACTTCCTCTCGATACTAATCTGACTTACTTTGCTACTGAATTTCTTGAAGATAATGGTTATCGCTTTAGTAGACTTCTCTTCAAATACGATCCAAATATTGACGCTATTATTACCATTGATAGTCTCCTTGCTGCAGGGGTCTGTGATTACATCGCAAAACACCAACTGGATGTCCCTGTCCTCAGCTTCGACTCAGTCAATCCCAAGCTCAACTTGGCGGCCTATGTCGATATCAATAGTTTGGAGCTTGGTCGTGTTTCCTTTGAAACTATCCTCCAGATTATCAGCGATGCTAAAAGCAATAAGCAAATTTGTTACCGTCAGTTAATTGCCCACAAAATTATCGAAAAATAA
- a CDS encoding YitT family protein yields MKQAKRIKRWRYYLRRFAHQIKILRVLQSISREKYDEKISASLVYGFLSAVAVNFFFQPGHVYSSGATGLAQIISALSNHWFGFHIPISLTFYAINFPLMVLAWYQIGHKFTIFTFITVSMSSFFIQFVPVATLTEDPIINALFGGVVMGLGIGFALRNNISSGGTDIVSLTIRKKTGKNVGSISFLVNGTIMLIAGLTFGWKYALYSMITIFVSSRVTDAVFTKQKRMQAMIVTNHPDKVIEKIHKKLHRGATMIHDAEGTYNHERKAVLITVITRAEFNEFKQIMKQVDPGAFVSVSENVHILGRFVETEN; encoded by the coding sequence ATGAAACAAGCAAAACGAATTAAGCGGTGGCGCTATTATCTGCGCCGCTTTGCTCATCAGATAAAAATTTTACGTGTCTTACAAAGCATCTCTCGTGAAAAATACGATGAGAAGATTTCGGCTTCTCTGGTCTATGGTTTTTTATCAGCAGTAGCGGTCAATTTCTTTTTCCAACCAGGTCATGTGTATTCGAGTGGTGCGACAGGTCTGGCACAGATTATCTCTGCCTTGAGTAATCACTGGTTTGGTTTTCATATTCCGATTTCGCTGACCTTTTACGCCATTAATTTTCCTTTGATGGTCTTGGCTTGGTATCAGATTGGCCATAAGTTTACGATCTTTACCTTTATTACGGTTTCCATGAGTTCCTTCTTTATCCAGTTTGTCCCTGTGGCAACCTTGACGGAGGATCCCATTATCAATGCCCTTTTTGGGGGTGTTGTCATGGGCTTGGGGATTGGTTTTGCTCTTCGAAACAATATCTCCAGTGGTGGGACGGATATCGTCAGCCTAACTATTCGCAAGAAAACAGGTAAGAACGTCGGTAGTATTTCTTTCTTGGTAAATGGAACCATCATGCTGATAGCAGGCTTGACCTTTGGTTGGAAATACGCTCTCTACTCTATGATTACCATCTTTGTCTCTAGCCGTGTGACAGACGCTGTCTTTACCAAGCAAAAGCGTATGCAGGCCATGATTGTGACCAATCATCCAGACAAGGTAATTGAAAAAATCCATAAAAAATTGCACCGCGGAGCAACCATGATCCACGATGCAGAAGGAACCTATAATCACGAAAGAAAGGCAGTTTTAATCACTGTCATTACACGTGCAGAGTTTAATGAATTTAAACAGATTATGAAACAGGTGGACCCAGGTGCCTTTGTCTCTGTATCTGAGAATGTTCATATTTTGGGACGATTCGTTGAAACAGAAAATTAG